The DNA sequence GTATTTTCAAGGTTCACAAGATGTTGTTCACTTTCCTCAAACTAAATAGAGTGATGAAGATAATGAACCCTCCaagcactacaagaaaatcgtTGATTATCTACGAAATTTTTTTCCtggataattttgttttatctacAAAAATATTTCGTAGATAACAACTATATTGGTAggtaacacaaaaaaaataattatttataaaatttcgtacataaagataaataactttaacaaaaaattttcatacaaaaatttaactACGAAAGAAATcatggaaaataaatattataaaaaataaaataaaaaatattatatacgaAAATAAATTTCGTAtgtaacaattatatatattttttaattaaaaataatatgttatctACGTTTAAAAATTTCGTAGATAACATTTTTTCACCTACTAGCCTTAGGTTTTATTTGAACTCTGCTTACACATCTTCACGACATTCTCTTATCTCCCTTTTCACCTTCTTTGTCACCTTCACCACCTTCTCTAATCACCTTTGACACCTTCTCTAATGGCCATCGTGAATCCAGTCGTCGGCAAACCTATTGTCGTGCAACCCTCATGCCAACACATTGTGGAACCCTAGCATTGTCAAACCCTTGTTCGATAGAAGAATTTTCGCTGAATCCCTCATCCCCAAGGTATTATCTATAAACCCTAACTCCAATTTCACACAAAATCTTTTTCTTCGCTTCGTTCTCAATCGAACTATAGCTTTTTGCGAACCAGAGCTCGTTGTCGTACTCAACAAAGAGTCCAAGAAAAGACCTACACGTGGCATCAAAGGTCAcaaataaatgtatttcaagtattatgtaatataaACTTTTGTGTATGGTCATCAACACaatcttatttatttgaattttactaCTTCCTTTCCTTTATTTACAATGACGAACCTTCATCATGACAGGGACCTTGCCCCCCTCTacaatttaaactattttttttttaattttaatatatttggtatctcctaaaatttttatacatctataaaaagaatttgacactcctaaaatatttgttgaaaatttgTCACTGCTTATTTAGACCTTCTTGTCAAGATTCTTATCGACTACACCTTTTTGTCTGTTTACATAGAAATTGGTCCAGACGACTTTGTTTTTGAAATCATCACGACTCAAAACACGGTAACCCGTTTTCTTTTACTTGCCCAGTTACGAGACAAATCTATCCCATGTATGTAATAAAACCGAATAATAAACATTTTCGGGagacaaaaaaattatgaacaacTTTACTTGATTTGCTAACAAAATACCTTGACTAGCTGTGTTGAATCTTTCTACAATATTAGTGCTTTTCGTGTTCGAGTCTTTCCATTGATTGATAATGTCAACGTCGGAGACTATTTCTTGGTCACGTCTCATGGATTGCATACTGGGTTGGTTGTTGCTTCTTCTGTGTGATACTTCTTACCTTCTATATATATCAACAAATTCTTTGGCTTTCCTAAGAAAGATCTTTCATTTGGTTACCCTTGTAATAATAATGGAGGTGAAGGCAACTCAAACTGTAGAGGATCACACAATAGCAACACTCTATGAAGCATCACTAAAGGGTTGTGTAAGTACCCTACACACCCTGATCCAAAGGAACCCTCTAATTCTGAATAGAGTTTCACTCTCTCCCTTCACCGAAACTCCATTATACATAGCCTCTTTGCTTGGACATTTGGAATTCTGTGAGGCTCTTGTCAAGAGAAAACCCAGTTTAGTTAGTGAAGCTGACTCCGAAGGACGTTTCCCTCTTCATCTGGCTTCTGCTGAAGGCCACACTGAGGTTGTGAAATCACTTTTGCTCACAAACCCTGATCTTTGTTATGCTGTGGACAAAGATGACATGCTTCCTCTCCACTTTGCTGCAATGAGAGGACGCGTAGGAACTATTCAGGAGTTGATCAAAACAAGACCAGACTCCATTCATCGTATCACTCACAATGGATCTGTTTTGCACTTTTGTGTTAGGTTTAATCATTTGGAGGCCTTGAGATTCTTTGTGCAATCAGCAACAATGAACCAAGACTTTCTGCTTGCCAAAGACAAAGAGGGTAACACACTTCTGCATTTAGCAGTGAAGCTCAAACAAATTAAGGTACACCATTTAGTATCTAAAGCGTCTCAGATAAATAGATCATTAACCACATATTCTGAGTTGATTCATGAATTAGACCCAAAAGCtcattaaaataagttttaaaagtCAACAGATTCAATAGTGAAAAATGAGGCACAAAcctctatttttctctttctatctCACTTAGTATGTTATGTTCACAATTTGAATTCTCCCCTAAGTTTTTCTCCTctgtttttttacttttgctGTACTTTAAAATACAATGATAAACAGATTTTGATGTAtcaaagtatattaaaaatactatatCTCAGGTTGTTCCATAATTTTTGCAGACCATAAAATACTTACTCACGCTACCAGAAATGAGAACAGCAGCTAGAGCTTTAAACGAGGCAGGTTTAACAAATTTTGAGGTGTTAGAAGAGAGTGATCCAAGAGATTTCATAACCCTAAAAATCCAAAACATGCTAACTGAAGCTGGAGTTCAAATCATCAACGCAAAACAACAAgggtcatcatcatcatcatcagcaTCATCAGCATCACCAAGCATCATCCCTACTCAACCAGCACAAGAATCAAAGAGAATGAAACTCTGGGAGACCCTATGGCTAAAGTACCTGCAATACCGGCCAAACTGGATCGAAGAGAAACGTGGAAGTTTGATGGTGGTGGCGACTGTGATAGCCTCCATGACTTTTCAGTCAGCAATTAATCCACCAGGTGGGGTTTGGCAAGAAGACACACACTCTGGTGGACTCAGTTGCAGTTCTTATGGCACATGTAAAGCAGGCACTGCAGTTTTGGCTTATGATTTGGCACATGATGGGTTTCTAAGATTCGCCACCTTCAACAGTGtctcattcttttcttctctttatgtGGTGATGATTCTCCTTAGCGGGCTTCGGGTTGACAACAAGCCCATGATGTGGATTTTGACCATTGTGTTGTTCTTGGCACTCTCTTCAATCGGTAACACCTACATTTCTGCACAGCGATTGGTGACACCACATCACCTTGCCCACAAAGTTGATACCGTGAACGCGTCTTTCTCTACGGTTTGGAAAATCATAATTGCGATTGTGGTTTTGTTTCACTTCCTTCACTTGCTCATCTTATGTGTCAAGAAGTTCCGAGTGAAGCCGCTATCTAGCTCAAACCAGCTACCACTGTTCACGGGATCAGAttgatgaatgaatgaatgaatactTTAAACTATTCCTTCAACTTATTATTCacataattaatttgtttcaCTATGTAATACGTTCCCGATAAAAGCAACATTTCTGATCAGATCATATGCAGAGCtttctttcaattattttcatttcaaataaaataaaaattacatttttacacttgtaaaactTTGCGTTATGATTTCTATTagaaattacaattttttttaatagattaaatttaataataataattattattaaaaaataaaaattaattatatatatagaattattataaaatacatatctataattattataatttatatataattatatatcactataatatatatatatatatatatatatatatatatatatatatatatatatatatatattattttgttgtaaACTTTTGTATTTATGCGAAGAAAGTTTTAgaacaaaatttgttttgattaacatgtttttttattttgaaatgtgagcTTTTTTTCGTCAATCGCCGCTTTTTGTGTTTCTATGgtataaataaaagaatggtATGTCATACTTAAAATACAAGTCaagtgttttaaaattgatttttttatgttaatttaaaatatatttatttctgtAAATACATTAAAAGAATGTTCCATCATACTTAAAATACAAGTCAAGTGTTATAAGTAGATACAGAAACAGAAAACTACAATCTTATTTATTAAACTACAATCCACAACACAAATTAATCCCATGTTATTCTTTAACAACTTATACTTATACTCATTCATACAATGTAATTTCTAAGACAAAGCTAATATAATCTGATCTATCATAAATTATGCATTTCATGAGCTTTTATTGCTAAGTTTTCTTTGATTAGAAAAATTATCTCATTCACACCTAAATAAGTGTTTCAAGGAACCGACCACCATAAAACATGATTAATTATGTGATTGACATTATACTCAACAATGGTAGATTATGTGGCACTTTGACCATAACCAATTATCCTACCCACATAATAGATTATGTGGCACTTTGAGCGTAACCAATTATCTTACCCACATAATGGATTATATCTTATCTCTAACTTTTAATAGTTGAACCACACACATCTATATTTCCACTGCAGTCCACATATTCATTTCCATTCAAATTCGCAACCTTCATTTGATGCAGACACACTCATTTCTCACCAGATTAACATATTCTTTCCACAAGATCACTGAATTTTCATAGACAAATAGATGTCATTGtaatagtaaaaagaaaaaaaaatgtaatctcacaattttaaaagtaattagcttaatttatatttaaaatgacttaattacattttaaattcctaataaatttgagtatttttaattgagtatttattattatttttctattgaattctaaataattttatatttttcaatctaTGTTTTCTATTAACCGGTAATGTGACTGCTATTTTACTTCGTTACCTTATTTAGTTGATTCTACTTATTATTTTGTGTTAATATTAAATTGGGTTTTGACACGGTTTTGCTCTTTTTTAGTTAGACATGTAATTATTTAATCAGTTAATACTTGATCGTTAGGTAgccttattatttaattattattttagtattgatttattgttttagaattgaaatataaaatatctatgTAACAGCTGATGCAGAATATTTTTTCGGATATCAAAATAAAGATTTTGGGTTGTGTAAAAGTTTATTGTCAGGTTATATATAGTGTGTAAAAACATTTTCTACCTTCATTCCTTGGTTCTGTTTTTTTTGGTATAATAAACAAAAGTTAATCCTTTTCTAGAAAGGAAGAtgtcctttttttttgtgtggtAAATATAGTTTTAAGAATCTGTTTCAGAATTCAATTTTCTTACTACATCCCGGTGAGGTAATCTAAAATCCTTCTTTATTCTACTTAATGGTGTTGTTTATGTCATTCATTCGTTTGTTTTGTGATACggtttttttcttgattttgatTCCACTTACTGTTATGGTAATTTTTTACCTCAGATATTTGTGTTTTGGataagaaattttatatctttgatTGCATGTAATTTATTTCTAGTGATCTTTGTGTGTAAATGTGTATAGGAATATCTAGCTTTTCGAAGAAGATTTTATGGTTGAATGGGGGTCAAAATTGTCATTTGGGATGAACTAGTTTACAGATCCAATGGAGAATGTTTTTTATATGGAGTTTGAGGAAGGGTTGATTAGTAACAAATTGTTTCGTATATCGTCTAATTTTGAAGAGTTCTATGACCTGAATGACGTGCATTATATATGTATTCTATTTTGTGGAGATCGATAGTTTCGATTAAGGATTTTTAATATGGGTTGGGATGAAATCTGATATCCTAGCTTAGCAAGTGCTATTGTTGTTGAGGAAAATTTGGTATGGTCTCAATTTTTGTCTTCATTGAGGGTGAAGTTATGTCCAACAAAGGTTAgtttttgaaattgatttttattaactttttcctATTGCATAGTTTGTTTGCTATGAATGTAATGTTGAGTGTTTTTtctcaaaacatttatttatcaAACTGGATGCATTTTTTTACTTATTCTGGGAGAAGAAGGTTCTAAATGGTAGGAAGATGGAATTGATTGATCCTACTATGAAAAGgtttaagttttagtattttgTAAAGCCTAGTGGTAGACTTCATTTAAGTGGTGCTTTTAAAGAGATGATTAACTACTATAATTTGAGGAATGAAGTTTACTTACATTTGAACTATGTTTCCGAGAATGTATTCTTATATAAGATATTTTCTTTAGAAGGTATGGTGTTGGATTATGTTGGTGGTACATGATCTTCTTCTGGTGTTGTGAATTATCCTACAAACACCATTGAGAATGACATTgatgtttcattgattaaacaATTAAGTCCTTGTGATGTTGAAGGTTCCTCGCTAGTaattgtctttttcttttaattgtatttttggtAATTTGTGTATCGATTATATTGTAATGTTTGGttgattaactatttttttttcaattttagtacCTGAAATCGTGCTTTGTTGCTACTGCATTTTCGAAGTCAAGGAAGAATTACCTACTTTGTGTTTGGAATGCAATGTATTGACCATGCTCAATCAAATGGTCTGGAAGAACTCCAATTGAATGTTATCTCAGCTCTGGATGGAAAAGATTCGTGAAGGATAACTTATTAGTTGATGGGGATTCCATAAAGTTAGAGGTTGATAAAGAGTATAGAAAGATTATCCATGTTAACAAAGTTTAGAATGTTTGTAATTTTCTGTAGTCAGAagattatgtttttttgttgtgggaatgtttgtttattttcccCTTTCAATTATGAAAATGTCCATAGTATTTGAGGTGAAAACCATATATTAAGGATATTATTATGACTTTTATGGTTTGATAAGTACTATATTTGAAACGTatgttaatttgttataaaacgtcgatataatttattttcttttatttttatcttgctTTGAACAatgttttataataatgaatGTTGAGAATCATAGAATAATGCATTATAAGAATGTCAAAAAATGTaagttattatataaaattcattacaaaattataatattaggaAAAATATCgttatttaaatcaaattaatacatcaaagaattgaatttgattcctatgaatacatatgtttcatgtattaattattttgttcgttatttataattgaattaaattgtaattatttcaCTCGTATAATGGTTATGTATTAATGACATAcgttaagtatttttaattactttttttgaattaaaacatATTGATGGCGTTATCATTTAGTAAGAACAATACATGACGTATATAAGAAGATGATTTTAGTAGTGTCATTAGTTAACATGTAAAAATAATCGGGTCGATGAAGCTATTGTTAGGTTAGGTATCTTGTGTTGATCGGGATTTGGGAAAATTGCATTATATTAAAGttgttttctttataaaaaatgaaaattgagcATATGTATGTATCAAAGTTATTGGTGACTAGATTCAGTTAGACAAGTTTAGAATTGAATTATAGAGGTGTAGatagaaaaacataatttgttAGTGGGGTCCAGAAatcatttatttactattattttgtttgatggGGTGTTGGTTAGTTttgttttaaacaataaattacttttttgttaAGAATATAATACACAGTATGTAATATTAGAATGGCATAGTAGGGAAGGTGGGCAAGGGAGAATATTGTTGTTGTGTAGGTAAGCAAGAAACcgtagttttttaattttgattttgcttGGAATTTTGAAAGTAAgtgttattttagtttatatgttgtgtaattaatttaaatttcgtgggattctttattaaattgaatgaaatgcttataattattatttgagttttttttttcaaaatttataaaaatgtatcaGTTGTTGGATATGATTTTCAGTTGAAATTGTTATTTAACATTATTCTGCGAAGATGATGTTCATAGGTGAAGCACACATATAAGGTTACTGTTTATTGATTGTATATAGTTagaataaatatagaaaattgtatataataaataatcatgGAATACTGAAAGTTTGAAGTTAAGAGAGTTTTGAATCTCTTATACATTTTGGAACACTTATTTGAATGCAACATTTGTTGTAGAAGTTAGAGGTCTTTTTTCATTATCATGGATTAAGATCTTTAATTCTGATGTACTATGAACCTAGAAACAACAATGTACAATTGTCCATAGCTAAAACTGGAGTTGGTAAGTATGATCTCACAGAACCTAAggaaatgaaattatatattacttGGTCCATAATACAAGGCTCAAAATATCCTATTGTAATATTACAATAAGGAATCCTACACTAGGTCTTCACACCCTCCTTAGCCCAAGTGAACATTAACTTGAGCCTACTAGTGAAGCCTAATCTTCTTGGATCCTTTTAGCCATGGCTTTTATGGTTGATCTTTCCATTACATTCTAATCATTTTGGACAACTACGTTCATGACTGACTCTTCACGCAATGAAGTGGTGATGAAAGAATTAGAAACCGTGTTTCTAcacatttttttagaaaaatgaaaataaaagtttcttaaaaaaataaaaaataaaaaaattaattaaatattttaattttagtaaaattaccatttttttaaggttatgatgataaaaaaaggagaaaaaaaaagaatccaAAGCCCAAATTACTTTTACAtcacctttcttttcttttattctttttacacATTTCTTAtagttgtttttgtttcttcattagaccCAATTTGCTCACACcctatttttatactttcttttcATACTCACACATATGCATTTTCTCTTCACACTCACTCAAAATCCTCTGCTATTATCTCGTGCCACGTGACAGTCAAACTCGTCATACCTGTCCACGTATTTGTTTTTGACAATACGTTAATGTGAAATACGGGGGAGGGAAGGGACGCTGGGGGATACTATATAAATCTCAAAGTTTAGATGATTTGGGGATTGGTGCTGGAATACGAAAAACCAGAGTGGTATGGGGAAAATCGGGAAGAGGAACAAGGAGAGAGCAAGTGAGAAAGAGGAACGAACACAAAGTAAAGAAAATTGAGAGCAAAAAGGAGCAAAGAGAAGAGAAGTCGAAGCTGAAAGAAGAATACACGACGAAGGTTTTTACTCAATTCTTCATCTCCTTTTCTGAATTCTTTTTCTTAATGCTATGATTGatagaattttatttagtttccGTGCATTTCTCCTACAACTCTGCCGCATATTTCCTTGTCTTCATTACTGTGTTCTTGTTTACCTCTATTGCACCTTTCTGCCGATTTACAGTTACGGAACAAACTTAGAAACACATAACATAACAGATCATGAATTACGGAAATAGGAAATGTAGAGAAAACAATCACGAATAAGACTTAAACTGTTTTACCTTGtattagaaataaaacttaGTTTCAAACTTCTTTCATTCGCCTCCATTTTATCCTCTTCGTCTATTCAATGTGATTGgtgtaaaagtaaaataaaaagagagaaCAGAGAACTGGATGACATTTCAATATGGTTAAACGGAGTTTGGTTAGGATTGGCGTTTGAGTAAGGAACTGAATGACGCATGATAGAAGAGGAAGAGAGATGATGCTTCTCGCGGCGGCTTGGGTCACTCTCCAGTCTCCAGGTTTGCGGCGAACTCCGATTCGATGGCGATTCTTTCACCGGCGCCGGTTCCGATCGAGCGCTTCATCGGAGTTGGCTGTGGTCCAGGCTGGCGCATTAGCGGGTCTCAGGTTTACTCCCATGGTGTCTCGCGCCTTTTAAAGGAGGTGAAACGAGGTGTAGCTACGAATTGAAAGTGGCGTGGCTTGAGCGAGGCCAGGACAAGCGGCGGCGAAATCTCCTATAATCCCTAATATTGTCGGAAGAAGGAGATGATTAGGGTTATATTGAGATGCATGTTAAAGAATAAtagtaaacaaaaaaataaaaataaaacagaattaaaagataataaaaatataatatgaatattgtttttttaaataataaaatagaaaaagatggATATGAGCCTGCCCACTCCAATTCATTTTTTACCCCTTTTTATCATACATACACCCCTTTTTGTTCTCAATTCTCATAATACCCGGCTTATAATCTTTTCTTTCACGCAGCAATTTTAGTAGCAATgcttattttttcataaatactaatttctttaaaagtaaaattgttattataaactttgtataataatatGGAAAATTTTTAAGTATCTTATTGAGATTTATAATTAGAATTGTCacttatttaaaactaaaaaaatttagttatcatGCTAagttgataattaaaatttttatttctttaaaattttaaaatttaattatcaagttAAGTTTAATActtacttgataattaaaatttttatttgtgttaagAAAAATTGATTATCATGACTCTTAGATTTGAATGAATTAagatttcataataattttagaGATTACTAATTATCACAAGTATGCGCTATTGAGTAGTCTAGGGACTTGTCAGCGCTCTCAGTTGAAGAGTTTGTCAGGTCATTTGGGCGTAAGAGCAgcaaagaaggaagaagaaatatgaGTCTCTCAATCAAGTACTTTAACCAAAGGCAACCATAAAGGAGAAGAAGGCACCCTACACTTAGAAAACTCAAGGTCGTAGTGGTAGAGGTAGAGGAGGATATGAAAAAGGTAAAGAACAATTCGGTCAATAAAATTTGTGTGGCCGAGGTTGAGGTCAATGGAGAGGAGATTAGTCAAGCAACTTAAGCATACAGTGCTTTAAATATAGAAAGCATGGTCATTACGCAAAAGATTGCAAGTCGGAGAAGCGCTACAGTTGTGGCAAGGTCAGACATTTCACAAAGGATTGTTGAtctaaaaaacataaagaaactAACTTTCTCTCAAATGATGTTAAGGAAGAAGAAGGGGTAATGATGATATCAAGCAGTTCGGGTACCGAGCCAAGTTCGAACTGTTTTGACAACTCAGTTTGGTACCTTGATACAAGAGCAAGTAATCACATGTGCAAAGATGTGAACTTTTTTAGGGAATTATCTAAAGTTAAGGTCAGGCACATGTCGTTTGGAGATGCATCTAAAGTAGCGGTATAAGGCTGAGGTACAATCTTGGCCGACACCTCTTCTACTGGGAGAAAAACGTAGTTTGTGGAAAGGAGAAGAAGCTCACGCGACCCAACAACGTCGACGTCGACAATGGCTCTGTTTGGGAGCTCCACATAGAGTGACATTAGGACGACTATGAGATGATGATCGACGGCGAGTGTAACGACGAGAGAGAGTGACTTGATGGCAAGTGGGTGATGTAGCTCAGGAGAACGAAGAAGCTCAAAAGAACAAAGAAGAAAAGGGCTTAATATCAAAAGATCGAAGCCCTAATCAGGTGTGCTTTGAAGAGGCCGTGTAGGAGGAGAAATAGCAAAAGGTTATGGAAGATATGCATTACTGAACGCAACTATACATGGGAATTGACTGATCTGCCAAAAGGAGCTCGACCTATTGGCATAAAATGGATgtataagaagaaaacaaatgttGAAGGAATAGTTGAGCAATATAAAGCTCGACCTATGGTGAAGGGATACAAGTAGAAGGAAGGAATAGACTACGACGAGTGTTTACCCCAGTAACAAGGTTGGAAACAATTTGGTTGTTGATTTCCTCGACAACTCAACATAGATGGCCAATCCTGCATATGGACATGAAGTTGGTAACatgaattaattaaagtataatACAATAGTAGTAATTACCATGGTTATCAAACTTGCGAGCTAACTCGTTAACTCGGACGAGTTTACGTTTCTAGTCACGACTTTCGAGTTAACTCGGAAGCAAACTCGTTTTTCAAGTGAACTCGGTAAAATCGGTTGTTGACTCAGTCAAACTCGCGAGTTTGGAACGATTTGGCGAGTTCGATGAGAGTAAAAAGTTTAAACGAAAGAGTCCCTTGGTGGTGCGCATTTGTGAAGAAAACTCTTTTGGGATTAGGATTTAAGTGTTTTCTCATTCAGCTCCttcttcatttcttcttctAAAGTACTCTCCATCGTGCATTTGTTCAACCCTTTCTTGTCGCACATGGGAGCTTGAGTTCATGATTGCTCACGTCTGTGGTGGTGTTCGCGGCCTACAACCTTCCTATGTTGCTTCCTTCCTGCTGCACATAAGGTTGCTACTAGATGTTGTCCTCGAAGGTTGTTGTGCTCATAACATAAGGTTGATGTGCTTTGGTAAGTTAGGGAGTCATGAAAGTTAGGACTTCTGGTGACCTTTGGGCTCAAAATCTTTATAATACCAAGGCACTTTCTTTgtattatgttaaatattaaatattaaatattaaatataatatatataattatttaaatttattataaaaaatagttaaaaatatttaaaaatacaatatgttcaactaataataatattaataatatttcaataaaaaatatttataatatcagataaaaatatattattatattatttataaatattttaatattttttatctaaagtAAATTCTTACGAGTTTACGATTTGAGTTTACCGAACTCATAAGTTGTTTACCTTAACTCTCGAATTTAATAACcttagttattaattattggTTCTTTGTAAAAACATAT is a window from the Vigna unguiculata cultivar IT97K-499-35 chromosome 7, ASM411807v1, whole genome shotgun sequence genome containing:
- the LOC114190820 gene encoding ankyrin repeat-containing protein BDA1-like: MSTSETISWSRLMDCILGWLLLLLCDTSYLLYISTNSLAFLRKIFHLVTLVIIMEVKATQTVEDHTIATLYEASLKGCVSTLHTLIQRNPLILNRVSLSPFTETPLYIASLLGHLEFCEALVKRKPSLVSEADSEGRFPLHLASAEGHTEVVKSLLLTNPDLCYAVDKDDMLPLHFAAMRGRVGTIQELIKTRPDSIHRITHNGSVLHFCVRFNHLEALRFFVQSATMNQDFLLAKDKEGNTLLHLAVKLKQIKTIKYLLTLPEMRTAARALNEAGLTNFEVLEESDPRDFITLKIQNMLTEAGVQIINAKQQGSSSSSSASSASPSIIPTQPAQESKRMKLWETLWLKYLQYRPNWIEEKRGSLMVVATVIASMTFQSAINPPGGVWQEDTHSGGLSCSSYGTCKAGTAVLAYDLAHDGFLRFATFNSVSFFSSLYVVMILLSGLRVDNKPMMWILTIVLFLALSSIGNTYISAQRLVTPHHLAHKVDTVNASFSTVWKIIIAIVVLFHFLHLLILCVKKFRVKPLSSSNQLPLFTGSD